The following proteins are co-located in the Solanum pennellii chromosome 1, SPENNV200 genome:
- the LOC107008067 gene encoding uncharacterized protein LOC107008067 isoform X1, with protein sequence MAKGTTGRRRNGSRRCRATPYPLPSADHSELVHQKKCSKIFEKKDWEDATCSVCMEYPHNAVLLLCSSHDKGCRPYMCGTSLRYSNCLDQYKKAYTKAILPDNNQPVQGATDPPAAEPFSTWPSEKSEVSEVACPLCRGQVKGWTVVEPAREYLNLKKRSCMQDDCSFVGSYKEIRKHVKAEHPCARPREVDPLLEQKWTRLERERERDDVISTITSSMPGAVVFGDYVIEGSHYGFDSDDEEGFDANEMMNGNEGFGMGIDRNLMNVFLFLQAFGSAGNIGSNRVMRRHEREISDTLDRGAGGVDRNLPIGGFEYSDDDSENSGGDNDDSGMSLVGRLRREGRVLLGRSGRRRRRREANAGRR encoded by the coding sequence ATGGCGAAAGGGACCACAGGACGACGTAGGAATGGTTCTCGACGATGCAGGGCCACCCCATACCCTTTGCCATCTGCTGACCATTCTGAACTTGTTCACCAAAAGAAATGCTCTAAAATCTTTGAGAAGAAAGACTGGGAAGATGCAACATGTTCTGTATGCATGGAATATCCCCATAATGCTGTGCTTCTCCTGTGTTCCTCTCATGACAAAGGTTGCCGCCCCTATATGTGTGGAACTAGCTTGCGCTATTCAAACTGCCTCGATCAGTACAAGAAAGCCTACACTAAAGCAATACTGCCAGATAATAATCAACCTGTGCAGGGTGCTACTGATCCTCCAGCTGCTGAACCATTTTCTACTTGGCCTTCTGAGAAAAGCGAGGTCTCAGAAGTTGCTTGCCCACTATGTAGAGGCCAGGTGAAGGGATGGACTGTGGTTGAACCTGCAAGAGAGTATCTAAATTTGAAGAAGCGTAGCTGCATGCAGGATGATTGCTCGTTTGTTGGAAGCTACAAGGAGATACGAAAACATGTTAAGGCAGAGCACCCCTGTGCTAGACCACGTGAGGTAGATCCTCTTCTTGAACAAAAATGGACAAGGCTTGAGAGGGAACGAGAGAGGGATGATGTTATCAGCACTATAACTTCTTCTATGCCAGGGGCTGTGGTTTTTGGTGATTATGTGATAGAAGGAAGTCATTATGGTTTTGATTCAGATGATGAAGAGGGTTTTGATGCGAATGAGATGATGAATGGGAATGAAGGTTTTGGAATGGGCATCGATCGCAACTTGATGaatgtgtttctgtttttgcagGCTTTTGGTTCAGCAGGGAATATTGGGTCAAATCGGGTTATGAGGCGGCACGAGAGAGAGATAAGTGACACTTTGGATAGAGGTGCTGGTGGAGTTGACCGAAACCTCCCAATTGGTGGTTTTGAGTACTCTGATGATGACAGTGAGAATAGTGGGGGTGATAATGATGATAGTGGTATGTCACTAGTTGGGCGGCTTCGTCGTGAAGGTAGAGTCCTCTTGGGTCGGTCTGGGAGGAGACGAAGACGTAGAGAGGCCAACGCAGGTCGGAGATAG
- the LOC107008385 gene encoding separase, whose product MGSSTATVLLTELQSTTNFTTNTYKNFSNYLHEFTTLSKPKSTDVTTIRSLAKQFLSFLNTSLSLLPKRLSESPKLPDQSAPHLFDIYRLCLNCLEIISSQLSCKPYAVQAQRVRYIHCLDSWGKYQEVECEGLTVLKVLRENAIGKIKKEVKKSRSTQLLLPQLDGEYVDQEFALLVVEIVVTLVKCASFIQNKAVHEYDGLLDLVKEVVPWLKVLDMNARKKLHPVLVTYLNRITLIMVGDFTKFNGDLVCKFCIETLCQIKQSPLKDQLFKFARKICSSLFSQEHDEFSRIADTLKYVLDTMAAEIKVGQENTIIEILELVCYCAYKCRSVTSNVCSILAAQLKELATHVKNYYAELTGSQDELPTDLILGLYATGLLINESCIHDSRAVSLDCDDVLQKLSSLLNFSKSYFDIDSKGGNYSQKRMFYVLSYFDALRFLCQPLAEYVISARKEILSVKETGSCNTHLEIIQDVFKQYINVFLHNSTAHSKQDPCGDNNKVLRLVAVAAFTLSLRTKRDIKETVRFLKYLISSEQVQTNGLKYFFTSFYNIAVVLYRNKQMKEAAKALKLCCKASWKRVLCLCELFKHESDKFKNDLSEDDVIGFIDEACEKTAFLLEVLQLSGDCKVQKILIDSLKSWSAAEHLFEKLPSPTSVVKQFVKMELKVNDVDIEEGTTMLYSLMSPFVESKQALGIILEQELMAYRDLNARNPRLCQEMCLKIIALLLQEVYVSKDSYLQRCRFLLVKGEVLRARGFRYLKDCIQCLSEAIATVESTLKQKRYGENLACTNSASHLAAYAYCARALCSSEIEPDSKRLYEDIRAAARLWMSLNHCHTPDKCRMSETILNMLHQIVDLLSLKGYLEIHPDIYEMMIQIFMKNIPLEKSVSLLWRYRRLSHALCTSPVNEMFIKTLSNHCGELSKSVEYWMKCMKESQPQLVGFQQSFFLTLALSSKVSHNNQSLFHCDITEDKVKLTASELIQAVPLSSGSAFLSAYLYYDLSERLILNGRLIEALAYAKEAHRLRSKLLQENFQYQIEQQAEVYGLTKFQIYDTVAAKAWFPGSVSFDFDGSTLTPWNILQCYLESILQVGTVHEMLGNGTEAKTLLVWGKDISCFQSLPLFIISFCCMLGKLYAKQHLLELAEKELNTAKQTLAENYDDISCLKCRTILEVSIDLLLGDLWRRQHCNTTSTVEFVSSVKEKYRSSFEKLNDFGWEDSVGCSLGACSQHTKHQARYSFANGSTDPSDLKEFPSQDKLEKAVEGRRTRKTKKEPEHNLRMTRSRYHSMKKCESSMDDEHANDAEDIGCMCYKLKCWHHLPLEIFRSGSLSNFVYLKWELVRRQLSLRLLTTTEKCLGLSGDSHEAQKLVLQSLSLFSSDPSCPKYSSLPLMSLVDQMGLNIWAVELAIDHSVILYRICYSILNSYTCKGTRKVSCKECRNFSCIKLSKVIGWLKLAFILSREIPLLSQKISRLLAAVYVLSTSVKSFSIAPSKAISEGQWASFFHQASIGTHLNQHFFSFPLKKQKAEHDVDYEGSCSLRQPYLGSEELNMLRIAPESVEDLEDFVSNFFESLPSCTIVCLSLLGRSVSSFLTELLNSPYPIQSWILLSRMSSTSQPITVLLPVHSILNEAADDVAEFTSSFPFEVKDKHWHCPWVSSVIDDVAPVFRDILENNYLSSSVHLLEDTTENRSSWWKWRKQLDKRLANFLRNLEDSWLGPWRCLLLGELSECELLDSLVKKLDDHFRCKAGADVHESLLKVILGGAKYACEKENCISQMVINKGCHLHGGGHGKSKALCKTSTEVESLCDSVYKSIIDKAQEIEETESMSRRPVILVLDLEVQMLPWENLPVLRNQQVYRMPSVSSIRATLIKCCQDQQQVQKGGSPMKQGVPLSPSIPLIDPMDSYYLLNPSGDLSSTQCEFENWFRDQDFEGKCGTAPAVEELAEALKSHDLFIYFGHGSGAQYIPEHEVKKLESCAATLLMGCSSGSLYLHGCYAPRGVPLCYLFAGSPVIVANLWEVTDKDIDRFGKSMLDAILRERSNVCDQCDRLSDKLESLKISDRNRSEREKTEKDTTADMCNYNISTNHCNHRPNIGSFMGQAREACTLPFLIGAAPVCYGVPTGIINKKDL is encoded by the exons ATGGGTTCCTCTACCGCCACTGTTCTCCTCACAGAACTTCAATCCACAACCAATTTCACTACCAATACCTACAAAAACTTCTCTAATTACCTCCACGAGTTCACCACTCTATCCAAACCAAAATCCACCGACGTTACTACAATCCGTTCACTTGCCAAACAATTTCTTTCGTTCCTCAATACATCCTTATCACTATTACCCAAACGCCTATCTGAATCCCCCAAACTCCCTGACCAATCTGCCCCTCATTTGTTTGATATTTACAGGTTATGCCTTAACTGCCTTGAGATTATCTCCTCGCAGCTGTCTTGTAAACCTTACGCTGTTCAAGCACAAAGAGTCCGATACATTCATTGTCTGGATTCATGGGGAAAATACCAGGAAGTGGAATGTGAAGGACTTACCGTACTTAAGGTTCTACGAGAGAATGCAATTggtaaaatcaagaaagaagTCAAGAAGTCAAGATCAACACAGCTGTTGTTGCCGCAATTGGACGGAGAGTATGTGGATCAAGAATTTGCTCTTTTGGTCGTGGAGATTGTCGTTACACTTGTTAAGTGTGCTTCTTTTATTCAGAACAAGGCTGTCCATGAATATGATGGACTTCTTGATTTGGTCAAAGAAGTTGTGCCATGGTTAAA GGTTTTGGATATGAATGCTCGTAAGAAATTGCATCCGGTGCTTGTGACATATTTGAACAGAATAACACTGATTATGGTTGGGGACTTCACAAAATTCAATGGGGACTTGGTGTGTAAATTTTGTATAGAAACCTTGTGTCAAATTAAACAATCACCCCTAAAAGATCAACTGTTCAAG TTTGCAAGGAAGATATGCTCTTCTCTGTTCTCACAAGAACATGATGAGTTCTCTAGGATTGCTGACACCTTAAAATATGTGCTGGACACCATGGCTGCAGAAATAAAG GTTGGACAGGAGAACACTATAATAGAAATTCTGGAGCTTGTTTGTTATTGTGCTTATAAATGCCGAAGCGTTACTTCAAATGTTTGTAGTATTCTGGCTGCCCAATTAAAAGAATTAGCCACGCACGTGAAAAATTATTATGCTGAATTAACAGGTTCTCAG GATGAGCTACCCACTGATTTGATTCTGGGGCTTTATGCTACTGGATTGCTAATTAATGAGTCCTGTATTCATGACTCAAGAGCTGTCTCCTTGGATTGCGATGATGTGCTGCAGAAATTAAGTAGTTTGCTCAActtttcaaaatcttattttgACATAGACAGCAAAGGAGGCAACTATTCACAGAAGAGAATGTTCTATGTTCTGTCTTATTTTGATGCATTGAGGTTTCTGTGCCAGCCACTTGCGGAGTATGTTATCTCAGCAAGGAAAGAAATTCTTAGTGTTAAAGAGACTGGATCTTGCAATACTCACCTAGAGATCATTCAGGATGTGTTCAAGCAGTACATTAACGTCTTCCTACACAACAG TACCGCTCATAGCAAACAAGATCCTTGTGGAGATAACAACAAAGTGTTACGTCTTGTAGCAGTCGCTGCTTTCACTCTCTCTTTACGCACAAAACGTGATATCAag GAAACTGTTAGATTTCTCAAGTATCTCATTTCAAGCGAGCAAGTTCAAACCAATGGACTTAAGTATTTCTTTACCTCATTTTACAACATTGCTGTCGTATTATACAGAAACAAGCAAATGAAAGAG GCTGCTAAAGCTTTGAAGCTATGCTGCAAAGCATCTTGGAAGCGTGTCTTATGTCTGTGTGAATTATTTAAACACGAATCAGATAAATTTAAGAATGATCTGTCAGAAGATGATGTGATTGGTTTCATTGATGAGGCGTGTGAGAAAACTGCTTTTCTTTTGGAGGTGCTCCAACTAAGTGGCGATTGTAAGGTACAAAAAATCCTCATTGATAGCCTTAAAAGCTGGTCTGCTGCAGAGCATTTGTTCGAAAAACTGCCAAGTCCCACATCTGTAGTGAAACAGTTTGTGAAG ATGGAATTGAAAGTTAATGATGTGGATATTGAAGAAGGTACCACTATGTTGTATTCTTTGATGTCACCTTTTGTAGAATCAAAACAGGCTCTTGGAATCATTTTGGAGCAG GAGCTTATGGCATATAGAGATTTGAATGCACGAAATCCAAGATTATGTCAGGAAATGTGTTTAAAAATTATAGCTCTTCTTTTACAAGAAGTATATGTCTCCAAGGACAGCTATTTACAGAGATGTAGATTCCTTCTTGTTAAGGGAGAGGTGTTAAGAGCCCGTGGATTTCGATATCTTAAAGATTGCATTCAGTGTCTATCCGAGGCAATAGCTACAGTA GAAAGTACTTTAAAACAGAAAAGATATGGAGAAAATTTAGCCTGCACCAATTCAGCTTCTCATCTGGCAGCCTATGCATATTGTGCACGTGCACTCTGTTCCAGTGAGATTGAACCAGATTCAAAG AGACTTTATGAAGATATACGTGCTGCAGCTAGACTTTGGATGAGTCTGAACCACTGCCATACACCTGATAAGTGTAGGATGTCTGAAACTATATTGAATATGTTGCATCAGATTGTTGACTTGTTATCATTGAAG GGCTACCTGGAAATTCATCCTGACATATATGAGATGATGATACAAATATTTATGAAGAATATTCCATTAGAGAAGTCTGTGTCGTTACTATGGAGATATAGAAGACTTAGTCATGCACTCTGTACATCACCTGTGAATGAAATGTTCATCAAAACATTGTCAAACCATTGTGGTGAACTTTCCAAGTCTGTTGAATACTGGATGAAGTGCATGAAAGAATCTCAACCACAATTAGTTGGGTTTCAGCAGAGCTTCTTTCTAACCCTTGCTCTTTCTTCTAAAGTGTCTCATAATAATCAAAGCCTTTTCCACTGTGACATTACAGAGGATAAAGTTAAGCTCACTGCTTCAGAGCTCATTCAAGCT GTTCCTTTATCAAGCGGTTCAGCCTTTCTTTCTGCTTATCTTTACTATGACTTGAGTGAGAGACTGATTCTAAATGGACGACTGATTGAG GCTCTTGCTTATGCAAAAGAAGCCCATCGTTTACGAAGCAAACTTCTCCAAGAAAACTTCCAATATCAGATAGAGCAGCAGGCTGAAGTATATGGTCTTACAAAATTCCAGATATATGATACTGTGGCTGCAAAGGCTTGGTTTCCTGGAAGTGTCTCATTTGACTTTGATGGTTCTACACTTACTCCTTGGAATATCCTCCAATGTTATCTGGAAAGCATTTTACAG GTTGGAACTGTTCATGAGATGCTTGGAAATGGAACTGAGGCTAAGACACTTCTAGTGTGGGGGAAGGACATCTCTTGTTTTCAGAGTTTGCCACTCTTCATAATTTCATTCTGTTGTATGTTAG GAAAACTATATGCTAAACAACATCTCTTGGAGTTGGCAGAAAAGGAACTAAATACTGCTAAGCAAACATTGGCTGAAAACTATGATGACATCTCTTGCCTGAAATGCAGAACAATTCTGGAAGTTTCAATTGATCTGCTACTAGGAGATTTATGGAGACGCCAACATTGTAATACTACCTCCACAGTGGAATTTGTATCTAGTGTTAAAGAGAAGTATAGATCTTCCTTTGAGAAGCTGAATGACTTCGGCTGGGAGGATTCTGTTGGTTGTTCTTTAGGAGCATGTTCCCAGCATACCAAGCACCAGGCTAGGTATTCGTTTGCAAATGGTTCAACAGATCCTTCAGATCTGAAGGAGTTCCCATCCCAAGACAAGCTGGAAAAAGCTGTTGAAGGCAGAAGGACTAGGAAGACCAAGAAAGAGCCCGAACATAATCTAAGGATGACGCGGTCAAGGTATCACTCTATGAAAAAATGTGAAAGTTCTATGGATGATGAACATGCTAATGATGCTGAAGACATAGGGT GTATGTGCTACAAATTGAAGTGTTGGCACCATCTTCCTCTTGAGATTTTCCGATCTGGGTCTTTGAGTAATTTTGTATACTTGAAATGGGAGCTCGTTCGCAGACAACTTTCGCTGAGGCTTCTAACTACTACAG AAAAATGCTTAGGTCTTTCTGGTGATAGCCATGAAGCACAAAAGCTTGTTCTTCAAAGCTTATCGCTGTTCAGTTCAGATCCGTcttgtcccaagtattcttctCTGCCACTAATGTCCCTGGTTGACCAGATGGGACTGAATATTTGGGCGGTTGAACTGGCCATTGATCATTCAGTTATACTTTACCGCATTTGCTATTCCATTTTGAATAGCTATACTTGCAAAGGAACCAG GAAAGTTAGCTGTAAAGAATGCCGTAATTTTTCATGCATTAAGTTATCAAAAGTTATTGGTTGGCTGAAGCTGGCTTTCATTCTTAGTCGTGAGATTCCCTTGCTTTCTCAAAAG ATTTCCAGGTTGCTTGCGGCAGTTTATGTACTTTCTACTTCTGTTAAGTCTTTTAGTATAGCACCTAGCAAAGCAATCTCTGAGGGCCAATGGGCATCGTTCTTCCATCAAGCTTCAATTGGTACTCATCTCAATCAACACTTCTTTTCTTTCCCGTTGAAGAAGCAGAAAGCTGAACATGATGTGGATTATGAG GGTTCATGTTCTTTGAGGCAACCATATCTTGGTTCAGAAGAACTTAATATGCTCAG GATTGCACCTGAATCAGTTGAAGATCTTGAAGATTTTGTTTCGAATTTTTTTGAGAGCCTTCCTTCTTGTACAATTGTCTGTCTTAGCTTGCTTGGACGCTCTGTTTCCAGTTTCTTGACTGAATTGTTGAATTCTCCATACCCCATTCAATCATGGATTCTGTTATCTCGCATGAGCTCGACCAGTCAGCCCATCACTGTACTTCTGCCGGTGCATTCTATCTTAAATG AAGCTGCAGATGATGTTGCTGAATTCACTTCCAGTTTTCCGTTTGAAGTCAAAGATAAGCACTGGCATTGCCCTTGGGTGTCCAGCGTGATCGATGATGTGGCTCCAGTCTTTAGAGATATATTAGAGAATAATTACTTATCCTCTTCTGTACACCTATTAGAAGATACAACAGAGAACAGATCATCATGGTGGAAGTGGAGGAAACAACTTGATAAGCGCCTTGCCAACTTTTTACG GAATCTAGAGGATTCATGGTTAGGTCCTTGGAGATGCTTGCTTTTGGGGGAATTGTCAGAATGTGAGCTCTTGGATTCTCTAGTAAAGAAACTCGATGATCATTTTAGATGTAAAGCTGGAGCAGATGTTCATGAAAGTCTTCTAAAAGTAATTCTTGGAGGTGCGAAGTACGCTTGTGAGAAAGAAAATTGCATTTCTCAGATGGTTATAAATAAAGGGTGTCACCTACATGGAGGGGGTCATGGAAAATCCAAAGCATTATGTAAGACATCTACAGAAGTTGAAAGTCTCTGTGATTCAGTATACAAGTCTATAATTGACAAAGCCCAAGAGATAGAAGAGACTGAATCCATGAGTAGAAGACCAGTTATTCTTGTTTTGGATCTTGAGGTGCAG ATGCTTCCTTGGGAGAACCTACCGGTATTAAGAAACCAGCAGGTTTATCGCATGCCTTCAGTTAGCAGCATTAGAGCAACGCTGATCAAATGTTGCCAAGATCAACAGCAAGTTCAGAAGGGGGGATCTCCTATGAAACAAGGGGTTCCATTATCACCTTCCATTCCACTGATTGATCCAATGGATTCCTATTATCTTTTGAATCCAAGTGGAGATCTGAGCAGTACACAGTGTGAATTTGAAAACTGGTTCAGAGATCAGGATTTTGAG GGGAAGTGTGGAACTGCACCAGCTGTAGAAGAATTAGCTGAGGCATTGAAGAGTCATGATCTTTTTATTTACTTCGGCCACGGAAGTG GAGCACAATATATCCCTGAGCATGAGGTGAAAAAACTAGAGAGTTGTGCTGCTACTCTGCTTATGGGGTGCAGCAGTGGATCACTGTATCTGCATGGATGTTATGCTCCTCGAGGTGTTCCCCTGTGCTATCTATTCGCAGGTTCACCAGTTATAGTAGCTAATTTATGGGAGGTGACGGACAAGGATATTGACAGATTTGGGAAGAGCATGCTTGATGCTATTTTGAGAGAAAGATCAAATGTTTGTGATCAATGTGATAGGCTTTCAGATAAACTTGAGTCGTTAAAAATTAGTGATAGAAATAGAAGTGAAAGGGAAAAGACAGAGAAAGATACAACAGCTGATATGTGTAATTACAATATATCTACTAACCACTGTAACCATAGACCAAATATTGGATCATTCATGGGGCAAGCTCGAGAGGCATGCACTCTCCCTTTTTTGATTGGAGCAGCCCCAGTTTGTTATGGTGTCCCCACAggaataataaacaaaaaagatttGTAG
- the LOC107008067 gene encoding uncharacterized protein LOC107008067 isoform X2, whose product MAKGTTGRRRNGSRRCRATPYPLPSADHSELVHQKKCSKIFEKKDWEDATCSVCMEYPHNAVLLLCSSHDKGCRPYMCGTSLRYSNCLDQYKKAYTKAILPDNNQPVQGATDPPAAEPFSTWPSEKSEVSEVACPLCRGQVKGWTVVEPAREYLNLKKRSCMQDDCSFVGSYKEIRKHVKAEHPCARPREVDPLLEQKWTRLERERERDDVISTITSSMPGAVVFGDYVIEGSHYGFDSDDEEGFDANEMMNGNEGFGMGIDRNLMNVFLFLQAFGSAGNIGSNRVMRRHEREISDTLDRGAGGVDRNLPIGGFEYSDDDSENSGGDNDDSGMSLVGRLRREGRVLLGRSGRRRRRREANAD is encoded by the exons ATGGCGAAAGGGACCACAGGACGACGTAGGAATGGTTCTCGACGATGCAGGGCCACCCCATACCCTTTGCCATCTGCTGACCATTCTGAACTTGTTCACCAAAAGAAATGCTCTAAAATCTTTGAGAAGAAAGACTGGGAAGATGCAACATGTTCTGTATGCATGGAATATCCCCATAATGCTGTGCTTCTCCTGTGTTCCTCTCATGACAAAGGTTGCCGCCCCTATATGTGTGGAACTAGCTTGCGCTATTCAAACTGCCTCGATCAGTACAAGAAAGCCTACACTAAAGCAATACTGCCAGATAATAATCAACCTGTGCAGGGTGCTACTGATCCTCCAGCTGCTGAACCATTTTCTACTTGGCCTTCTGAGAAAAGCGAGGTCTCAGAAGTTGCTTGCCCACTATGTAGAGGCCAGGTGAAGGGATGGACTGTGGTTGAACCTGCAAGAGAGTATCTAAATTTGAAGAAGCGTAGCTGCATGCAGGATGATTGCTCGTTTGTTGGAAGCTACAAGGAGATACGAAAACATGTTAAGGCAGAGCACCCCTGTGCTAGACCACGTGAGGTAGATCCTCTTCTTGAACAAAAATGGACAAGGCTTGAGAGGGAACGAGAGAGGGATGATGTTATCAGCACTATAACTTCTTCTATGCCAGGGGCTGTGGTTTTTGGTGATTATGTGATAGAAGGAAGTCATTATGGTTTTGATTCAGATGATGAAGAGGGTTTTGATGCGAATGAGATGATGAATGGGAATGAAGGTTTTGGAATGGGCATCGATCGCAACTTGATGaatgtgtttctgtttttgcagGCTTTTGGTTCAGCAGGGAATATTGGGTCAAATCGGGTTATGAGGCGGCACGAGAGAGAGATAAGTGACACTTTGGATAGAGGTGCTGGTGGAGTTGACCGAAACCTCCCAATTGGTGGTTTTGAGTACTCTGATGATGACAGTGAGAATAGTGGGGGTGATAATGATGATAGTGGTATGTCACTAGTTGGGCGGCTTCGTCGTGAAGGTAGAGTCCTCTTGGGTCGGTCTGGGAGGAGACGAAGACGTAGAGAGGCCAACGCAG ATTGA